A genomic stretch from Schistosoma haematobium chromosome 4, whole genome shotgun sequence includes:
- a CDS encoding hypothetical protein (EggNog:ENOG410V71W~COG:S~BUSCO:EOG091G0LRI~SECRETED:SignalP(1-19)) has translation MVFRIECILLITLWSGVSCLEIPPHGTSKLPVIKDDQIKSTKEVNSAWNLFLSGFSSSFYVIIISEIGDKTFFIAAIMSMQHPRALVYCGAMLALITMTMLSALLGYATTIIPRFVTLYLSGALFFIFGLKMLYEAYTMSSSTAKEEFDEVHMQLTQSRADDIETGRSTPDSPQGFPSKLLTITRNIFTPIFVEAFVLTFFAEWGDRSQITTIVLAATKSALGVIVGGVVGHALCTGLAVLMGRFVAQRIPVQWITFIGGVTFIIFAFSVFFGNPDTMS, from the exons ATGGTGTTTCGAATAGAGTGTATCCTTCTCATCACTCTATGGAGTGGGGTCAGCTGCCTAGAGATACCTCCACATGGAACATCAAAACTTCCAGTCATAAAAGATGATCAAATCAAATCGACCAAGGAAGTTAATTCAGCATGGAATTTGTTTTTATCGGGATTTTCGTCTTCATTTTACGTTATTATAATATCTGAAATTGGTGATAAGACATTTTTCATCGCTGCTATTATGTCTATGCAACATCCACGAGCTTTGGTTTATTGTGGAGCGATGCTCGCTCTTATCACCATGACAATGTTGTCGG CGTTACTTGGTTACGCAACAACAATCATCCCGCGATTTGTAACCTTATATTTATCCGGtgctttattttttatattcgGCCTGAAAATGCTCTATGAAG CATATACTATGTCTTCCAGTACAGCCAAAGAAGAGTTCGATGAAGTTCATATGCAACTCACACAGTCTAGAGCAGATGATATAGAAACTGGTCGTTCAACCCCAGACTCTCCCCAGGGATTTCCCTCCAAATTACTTACGATCACAAGAAACATATTTACTCCAATCTTTGTGGAAGCTTTTGTGCTCACATTTTTTGCAGAATGGGGTGATAGGTCTCAGATAACTACAATTGTTCTTGCAGCTACAAAG AGTGCTTTGGGTGTAATCGTAGGTGGAGTTGTTGGTCATGCTTTATGCACAGGTTTAGCTGTCCTTATGGGTCGTTTTGTTGCTCAACGCATTCCTGTACAGTGGA TTACATTTATCGGAGGTGTGACATTTATAATATTTGCGTTCAGTGTATTTTTTGGGAATCCAGACACAATGTCTTAA